In the genome of Gloeocapsa sp. DLM2.Bin57, the window CAATACCCGCATCGAGAAATACTTCTCCAAAAGTACTAAACCCTAATTTTTGATAGAATTTAAGGGCTGCTAATTGTGCACCAAGAATAACGATGGCAACGTTAGTGTGTTGTTGTAAATCCTTGAGAATAAAGTTAATTAGCCTACTACCGTATCCTTGACCTTGGTATGACTCTAAAATCGCTACTCTCTCTATTTTCGCTTCTTGTGGATTAATTAAACGAACTCTAGCTGTACCAATAGCTAACTTATCAACATAAACAAGATAGTGTGTCGCTTCTTGATCTAAACCATCAATTTCCAACTCTTCAGGGACGTTTTGTCCTACAATAAAGACTTGACGGCGAATATCATAACAGATAGTTAAATCAGCTTCATTACCCTGAATTTTAACAATGCGCATAAGAATATTGTACCCTAGGCTTAGAATAACTTTTAAAAATCATGTTTACCAATAATCTAGGTATCATCATCGGTGGTTTAGCACCTGCTTTATTGTTTGGAGTTTTTGCTATTTTAACTAAAGCAAGTACTCAGTATAACTTAGGATCTAGTTTTTTTATCATCATCGTTGGGATTGCTTGTATAGTT includes:
- a CDS encoding GNAT family N-acetyltransferase, with amino-acid sequence MRIVKIQGNEADLTICYDIRRQVFIVGQNVPEELEIDGLDQEATHYLVYVDKLAIGTARVRLINPQEAKIERVAILESYQGQGYGSRLINFILKDLQQHTNVAIVILGAQLAALKFYQKLGFSTFGEVFLDAGIEHRWMRRLLIRS